gggcacagagccaaggtggcagcagaggccagcacagcctggccccaTGTCAGAGACACCCACGAGCCCACCTGAGAGCAGGCAGCCAGAATCCCCAACCCCGAGCTCCAGCTGCCTCCCatgggctgccagcagcagccccagccctgccagagccagcagcacagagcacccTGCTCCCCTGGCTAACCCCAAACCTGGGGCAGGGCCTGCCTGCCCCCATGCCAGCTCCCCATCCTGTCAGAGCCCCCAGCCTCGGCCAGGGCAgtcccacagagccccagctcctgtcagagcccccagccccaaggcCCCACACTGACCTCAGGAAGTGCACATCAGAGAtctcctgcaggcagagccagcagaaGAGGCAGCCACACACGGTGCAGTTCATGCGGTTGCAGCTGCCATCGTTGATCTTCATGATGAAGGCGCTGCAGCGAGGACAGACCTTGATGTCCTCGGCCTCAGCTGGGGGGAGACAAGATGGGATGGgggagcaggacagagcagtgTGCATCCATGCCAGCCTGTCCAGTGTGCATCCatgccagcctgtccctgtgtgcacccatcccagcctgtccctgtccctgtgtgcatcCATGCCAGCCTTCCCCACCCCATAAGAACCATGGGGGGAGCCGAGGGCCCTCTGCACACCCCGGGCCAagtggcacaggggctgtgagaTGCAGCAGAGGGAGCTCTGGCTGGAtcctggctggagcagccccccaggcagcaggcacaggggcacagagacacagggcacaggggcacagagaggcacagagaggcacaggggcacagggctgtgccaagccccagccccacagctcccaccCCTGCCCAGGTTTGCCTCACCGTGGGCGGGCTcctcgggctgtgctgaggGCGTGGCCAGGCCGGGGGTCGGTGGAGCGCAGGGACCCTcggggtgccagggctgccgGCAGTGGTAGCAGAACTCGGTGCCACAGCCCTCGCGGGCGCAGGTGAGGCGGGGACACTCGGCACAGCCATGGGCGAGGACGGCGTAGCTGTGGGGagagggcagcagctggggctgggcacagcagggcacccCTGCCcacacagccaggccaggccGTGCCAGCCCTGGTCCTGCACtgacctggagccacagccctggcccaggagagctgggaccCAACCTGAGCTGGGACCCACCCCtgtccagcagccctggggctcacAGAGtacccagcacagccaagggcaCTGGCCCTGgcagacagagctgcacagccaAGGAGACAAGAGCTGCACAGGCTCTACAGCCAGACCAGGACTGgacacctccctgggcacagcggGCCCAAGGCAGGACACAGCGATGGGAGCCCGGCCTGGGAAGGGCTCAGGGGGCACGggcacagcctgctgctgctgctgctgctgcaggaggggctcaCAGGACACGggcacagcctgctgctgctgctgctgctgctgccgccccgCATTCCCGCCCGGGCCGCGGTACCTGCAGTCAGGGGCAGGGCACCAGCGGGTGCCGGGGTCCGCCACCAGCAGCCGCCGCAGCAGGAACTCCTCGTACTTGTCGCGGAGGGCGGGCTCGGGGAGCAGCCGGTGCACGTCGTGGGGCGGGATGGCGGCGGGGCAGTGCGGGCAGGCCACGGGCACGCGGCTCTCGGTGACGGCCAGGCGCAGGTACTGCTGCAggcagccgcggcaggagcggTGCGAGCAGCAGCCCAGCGCGGGGAACGCCTCGGGGGGCTGCGGCAGCAGGCACAGCGGGCACTCCTGCAGCGCCTCGCCCAGGGCCAGCGCCACGCGCGGCTCCGCGGGCTCCGGTGGCTCCGGTTCCGGCGGTGTCTCCCCCGCGGCGGGCCGAGGCTTCCTCCTGAAGCAGCCCAGGAggcggcggggcccgggcaCACGCGTGGGCTGCTCCATGGCGCCCCGGGGCGCTGCCGTGAGCTACCGAGGGCAGCGGGGAGCAGCTGGCCCGGCTGCGGCCCCCATGGCCCGGCTCCTAGCCGGCCTCAGGGCGGGCGGTAACGGAGCCATCCCCGGGGACAGGGGCAGGCGGTGCCGCTCGGTCTGcggagagcagagagagagaactGAGAGCCGGCCTGTGCCGGGACAGCGTCCGTGCCCTGGGACAGCCCCTGAGAGCCAGTCTGTGTCTAGAACAACCCCCGAGCCTGTTCTGCCCCATCCTGCCTCCTTCAGCTCCACGTTACGGATCCAGGACCACAGAGGTCCCAAACCCCCAGTGTGGGGAAGAGAGCGGCAACAGCGGCACGGCCAGCCCAGGCCTGTCCCAGTGTGCATccatcccagcctgtcccaggcctgtccctgccccagtgcGCATCCAGGGTGACAGGGCAGGGTGACACTCacacccagcccctccccagggtGACACAAGGCTAAAGCTCCTTTCACTgcagggaccccagacccagcTCATTCAGTGCCCAGGAGCCAGGCGATTCCTGCAGCGGGGTCAATCTGTCCGTTTCCCTCGCTTAGAGCTCACCAATCAATGGCCACAGCACACCCTGTCCCCGTGGTccctccctctgtccccccagagctgccccctgccctcctgcactgccacagcccaCGGAGCTCTCCCGTGCCAGGGGCAGCACCAGCGACACTCGGGTGAGGCTGgggagccccagcacagctgctctgctgggccgGGCACGGGGGCTCTGCGTCCCACAGGGGACACGGCAATCCCCGGGGGACACGGCAATCCCCGGGGAGAGGCCAGAGGCAGCCGGGCAGCGGGGAATTTCCGCGGTGACCGGGGATGGGCACACGGCCCGGGCCGTACCTGTCAGCGGGGAATCATCGCCGGCAGCACGGCACCGCCACGGCTCCCCCGGGACGGCCCAGCCCGGCACCCGCAGCGCCCGCGGCACCTGCGGAGGGACAGCGGCGATCCGTGACGGGCCCGAGCGCCGCTCACGCAGCCCGGACACGGAGCGGAGCCACCGGGAGAGCCCCGCGAGGGAGCGGGTGGGGACGGCACAGCCCGGGGACACGGCCGGGCTGCACCGGCCACCTGCGGGCCCGGCCGCGCAGCGGCGGTACCGGCCAGAGCCCGGCGGGACGGTCGGGCAGCGGCGCTCGGGCCCAGCCCCGGGTGTGCCCGGTGTGACCGCGCGGGGACACCGGCGGGGACACCGGCGGGGACTCACCGGGGCCTGCCCTCCGCGCCGCTGCTCGGCGGGGCCGGACCCAGAGGGCACCGGGGGAAGAGCCGCAGCCACCCCTGACGGGGCACAGAGACCGGTAGCGACCGGCAGCGGCCCCGGTGCCGCCGGTGCCACCGCCTCCCGCCGGCCGGAAGGGGCGGAGCCGCTGCTGTCCCGCCCCGCCCGAGCCCCGGGCGCTGCCCGCCTGTCCCGAGCGCCGTGCTCGGTCCCGTCCCGTTCCGGCCGCACgcccccgccgggcccgggcccgcTCCGTTCATGCCGCGGCCGCGGgagggcggggccgggggcggggccgcctcTGCGCacgcgcccgccccgcttccggGTCGCGCGGGCGCTTCCGGGCCAGCCCCCGCGCGCCCGGGGGAAGCGGAAGCGGAAGTGTCCGGTCgaggcggggcggcggcggccgccccgGGCTGGCGGGGGCGGCTGGCgggccgcgggcgggcgggcggcggggccgggccggcgccggGGCCCGCCACGATGCCCCGGCGGAAGCAGAGCCACCCGCAGCCGGTGAAGGGTGAGTGCGCGGCGGgcccggggggcggcggcggcggcccggcGGGGACCCGCGGCGCTCGGAGCGCTGCAGCGGACGCCGAGGATGGCACCGAGGAGACGGCAAGAGCGGCGGTGGTGCTGCCCGGGGACCTGCTGCTGGGCCGTGGCCCGGCCTCCGAGAAGGGACCGCCAGGTGCGTGCGGCCCCGCGGGGACGCCGCCCCTCTCCGGCAGCCCCGCCGGCGGCGACGCGGCCCGGCCGGGCCGTACCGGGCCCGCGCTCGGCGCATCCGGCCGGGCCCGCCCTGCCACGGGCCCGCCCGGCTCGGGCTCCGGCCGAGCTTCCTCTCGCGGGGGAGGCCCGGCCCCCGACGGGGCCCCGGGGTGGGTTCCGCCCGCCCGGCATCGACCCGGGGCACCGATCCCCGAACGCCCCTTCCCGCCGGGGGGCCGCGCCCCGCGGCCGGGCTCATCCCAGAGCCAACGCAGCGCTCAGCCCCGGGTCCCGTTCCACCGCGGTCCCGTTCCACCGCTCCCCTCGGCGCTGCGGGCCGAACCGAGCGCGCTCAGCCCCGGTGCCGCGGGCAGCGCCTGTCCCGCCGCGGCTGCCGAGCCTGGGTCAGCCCCGGCCGAGGCAGCCGGAGCAGCGAGCGCTGCTCAGCTCCGGGAGCTGCCCGCGGGACTGGCGGGAGGCGCTCCCCGCCCCGGGCACCGCGGGAACGGAAGGGCCAGAGAGGAGGGCACGGACTGTCCGGCCCCGTGCCCGTCCCCCGCTGCCCCCGGGGCCGTGCCCTGCTCCGTGTGCTCGCCTGTGCCGTGCCCTGCTCTGGCACCGAGggatggatggggctgctcgagggctctgcttccctgccCCGGAACGGCTGCTGGGAGCCTGCCGGGGGTCTGGGGGCACATTCCGCTGGgaattcctgtccttcccaaatTCTACAATACCTGTCTTCCCCTAAATTCCACCGGgaattcctgtccttcccaaatTCTACATTACCTGTCTTCCCTAAATTCCACCGGGAATTCCTGTCTTTCCCAAATTCCACCAGAAATACCTGTCCTTCCCAAATTCCACCGGGAATTTCTCTCATTCCCAAATTCCACCAGCAATTCCTGCCCTCCCgttcagccccagcccgggAGCAGGATCAGGAGCTCAGCCCACTGACCCAGGCAGGACAGACACGCTGTGCCATGTGGGCACTGATGGCCCTTTAGGGGATGGtgctctggggatgctggggcACTGCTGGCCTGAGGGGACAGGGGTTCCCTTGGTGTGCCTGGggctcagctgaggagaaagggGCTCCCTTGGCAGAGGGCTTGGGGCAGGGTCAGGAGCTCCCTCGTAAgggccaggccttggcaggATGCCCTTTTCTGGTGTCTGTGATTCCAGCAGTGCTCGTGGGagaggctgcaggggctgccctgtcccacagcacagGTCAGCCTCATCAGCTGGACAGAGCCCGGGTGGCAGCAGACAGGGGACAGTCCAGGGGCGTCCCAGGAGggtgggcagctgctgagcctgactggggtgcagggcaggcacagaacagggccagcagggcacagctctcagctggtCCTggtgagctgccctggcacagaacagggccagcagggcacagcactcAGCTGGTCCTGGTGAGCTGCCCTGGTACAGAATggggccagcagggcacagctctcagctggtCCTGgtgagctgcccctgcagccccaagcACCAGCCTGGGGCACTTGTggagcccaggggctgcagcaggctgagtCTGTGCCTttgagagcctggcacagccttccctgctgccaCTGGACAGTGGCTCTGTGGGGGCAGGGGAATGTTTCCTGCAGGGTAGAAAGGGCTGGTGTTggagctccctgtgccagccaTGCCAGTGTGACCAGCTGCCaccccggggctggggcagtGCCACAGTGAgaggggcacagagcagctttaAGGGCACCCCTTTCTCCAGCctgggccgggctgtgcccaccaccctctgccccccaggcccagcagtgccagtgtgGATGATGGACCCAGCTGTCCTCCCACCCTTGCTGGTGCCGGGGTCCTGCCCAGCCATGCACAAATGTCAGGGTTTCCCGAGACACCCAGAGCAGGCCTCAGCAGGGCGTTGGGGCAGCCTGTGGCTGTGGGGCTCCTCCTGGGTGGCACGGGGGGCGCAGGCACAGGGGCGGtgccctggggtggcacaggcacaggggcAGTGCCCGGGGGGgtgcaggggcacaggggcagtGCCCTGGTGTGGCACGGGGGGTGCAGGCACAGGGGCAGTGCCccggggtggcacagggggcgCAGGCAGAGGGGCAGTGCCCcggggtggcacaggggcagtgccccggggtggcacaggcacaggggcagtgcccaggggggtgcaggggcacaggggcagtgccccggggtggcacaggcacaggggcAGTGCCCCAGTGGATGCAGGCACAGGGGCAGTGCCCTGGTGTGGCACAGGGGGTGCAGGCACAGGGGCAGTGCCCCGGCCAGCCCGGCTGACGCCGCCCCGTGCCCGCGGTGTTCTCAGCAGACACCCTGGTGGGGAAGATCGCTATCCCAGCGTACGCCCTGAGCGACGACGACTGCTCGTCCGGGTACCAGCAGCTGAGCGTGGAGAGCGACCCCGAGGAGGGCGGCGAGCCGGGCCCCGCGGCGCTGCCCTGCCGCCAGTGCGGGctgcagctggctgccagcctgggccagagctgcctgcagtgcGCCGGCGCCGAGGGCGGCCGCAGCCAGCGCATCGTCTactcctgccagctctgccccttcGCCTCGCACTACTCCAGCCACCTCAAGCGCCACATGAAGACACACAACGGGGAGAAGCCCTTCGCCTGCCCGCAGTGCGCCTACGCCTCCGCCCAGCTGGTGAACCTGACGCGGCACCTGCGCACGCACACCGGCGAGAAGCCGTACCGCTGCACGGGCTGCAGCTTcgcctgcagcagcctgggcaacCTCAAACGCCACGAGCGCGTCCACAGCCAGGACAAGCCCTTCCAGTGCGCCGCCTGCGACTACCGCTGCAACCAGAGCCGCAACCTGAAGCGGCACATGCTCAGCCACCGCCTGCCCGAGGGCGAGGGGCCGCACCGGCGGGACAAGGACCCAGGTAAAGGTGGGAGGGtgtggggatgtggggagaGCTACCgtggggggctctggggctggtgCAGGGCTCGGATCCTGCCACTGACCCTAAGTCATGTTACTGCCAGGCTCACCGGGGCACTGGGGCTCGTCACTGAGCCAGTCCTCGCTGGCACTGGGGTTCACAGCCAGTCCTCGCTGGCACTGGGGCTCACAGCCAGTCGTCGCTGGCACTGGGACTCACAGCCAGTCCTCACTGGCACTGGGGCTCACAGCCAGTCGTCGCTGGCACTGGGGCTCACAGAGCCAGTCCTCGCTGGCACTGGGACTCACAGCCAGTCCTCGCTGGCACTGGGGCTCACAGCCAGTCCTCGCTGGCACTGGGGCTCACAGAGCCAATCCTCGCTGGCACTGGGGCCCGTCACAGAGCCAGTCCTCGCTGGCACTGGGGCTCATAGAGCCAGTCCTCGCTGGCACTGGGGCTCACAGAGCCAGTCCTCGCTGGCACTGGGGCTCACAGCCAGTCCTCGCTGGCACTGGGGCTCACAGCCAGTCCTCGCTGGCACTGTGCCGCCCAGCTCACAGCCCCGTCTCTTTGTCCCGCAGAGCcgctgctgccagagctgagcCTGCACGTGGGCAGCGGCAGCGGCCCCTTCCTGCCCGGCTGTGCCCGGCTGCGGGGCGAGGaggcggccgcgctgcccgaGCTGCTCTTCCCCTTCACGTGCCGCATGTGCGGGCTGGTGCTGGACGACGGCTTCGCGCAGGACGAGGGCCTGGCCGAGCAGGTGTGCGGGCGCTGCAGCCTGGCGGTGCTGGGCACCGAGCCGGGTGCCAGCCCCCGCAAGGGCGCCGGGGACAAGGGCTTCgcctgcagcctgtgcccctTCGTCACGCACTACCCCAACCACCTGGCGCGGCACATGAAGACGCACAGCGGGGAGAAGCCCTTCGCCTGCCCGCTCTGCCCCTACGCCTCCGCGCACCTGGACAACCTGAAGCGGCACCAGCGCGTGCACACGGGCGAGAAGCCCTACAAGTGCCAGCTCTGCGACTACGCCTGCGGCAACCTGGCCAACCTCAAGCGTCACGGGCGCATCCACTCAGGCGACAAGCCCTTCCAGTGCAGCCTCTGCAGCTACAGCTGCAACCAGAGCATGAACCTGAAGCGGCACATGCTGCGGCACACGGGCGAGAAGCCCTTCCAGTGCCGGGACTGCTCCTACACCACCGGGCACTGGGACAACTACAAGCGCCACCAGAAGATCCACGGCCACACGGCCGAGAGCTGGGTGAACCCGCGCAATGCCAAAGCCCTCCTGGCCCCCCCAGCCGTGGGCACGGCCCTGCCCTGAGACAGCACTTAGCCCGGCGGGGGCCTGGGGtgcctgccctccctgggggaGGGAGGACAGGCGGGCACCCCCAGGGGGCTCAGCGCTGCCTTGCAGCAGGCCCAGAGGCACGCTGGGGCCTCggcagccctgtcctgcctgggcagggggaaGTGACGACCGGCGGCTCTGAGCCCTGCCCGTGTGGCAGCACGGCCATGTCCCCAGCCACCCCAGCTGCCTGATTCTGCCTGCCGGAGCCTTCCTCTGCCGGCGTTTGGGGACaaggggggaggggggaacaGGACTGGTTCCATGGCGGTCGCCGTGCTGGTCGGTGTAATTTATATTGTGTATAAAAGCATTAAACAGTTGGTTTTGTTATCGGCTCTTCACCCTGGGGGCCTTGTTCTGCTACTGAGGAGGGCACGGGGCTGGCACGGAGAGGGGAGGGACAGCAGCCCCCCCCAACAGACAGCCGGGTACCAATCAGGATCCGTTTTAATCATTGTTGCAGTGTGTAAACATCAGTTACTGTCCATTAATGCTCTGTcgggctgagcagcaggagataCGTGGTTACAAGCCTAGATTATGCTGGCGTCTATGAGCGGGTTAGAGGGGACTCTGCGCGGAGCCCCCGAGACAGCTTACTGCACTCTGTCTCGGAGCACGAACCTAAATGCTAATTTGGCATTATGGagcctgcctggctctgcccccaggccgggccgggccctgcactgcagctccagggctctgcccggGCCAACTGTTCAGGTCAAACGAGccctctcccagctggagccagcaGCGGGAGGAGTTCGGCTGCCCCTGCCCCAAGGCAGTGgcgggctgggggcagctcccagccccggggagcagggaaaggtgGATGGAGCGGGTGAGAGGCACGTCGATTGCAACCTGGCTGCAGGTCGTACATTCCTCAGCGAAGGCCCTCGCTCAGGCCggggctgtcctgggcagggggcactACAGATCCTCATCGCCAATGCCCTCGAAGGCGTAATTGCCGTGGAAGTCGTTAGCGCCCACGTCGTTAGCAGAGCTGGAGTGGCTGATCCCACGCAGGCTGACGGAAGTGAGCTTGCTCTGTGGAGAAGGGAGACGTTAGGGAGGACAGCCCTAGCTCCCCTACCCGCTTAGCCTGAGGTGTCTGGTGCACCCGCACACAACTCACCGAGAGTTTGGCCATGGGCTCCCAGGAGGCGTCAGGTGAGTCCTGtgagggcagcacagctgggcagcaCATGGGACACAACACCCACCCCTCCTTCCACCtgcccctctccatccccagggAGTCTGGCTCACTGCAGGACCTCTTTCCCATCCCAGGGCTCTGGAAGCAgggcaccacagccctgctgtcctCTGGgcttgccccagccctgccccggggcaGTGCCTCCTCTGGAGGCAGTGAGTTCTGGTTCACAACCCGTTAGCACTGACTGCCCGTGTCCCCTGCCCACGGCTCAGGGTCACACTCACCAGCAGCGGGGGTGACTTCACGGCTTGCTGGCTGTCCGAGCGCCGCAGGGCCCCGTTCACCCGCCGCCGGAAcatctgcagagcagctcagctcagccccagcgcCCAAGCCAGCCCTGGGATGCTGGCCCCATCCCGAGGGGAGCACTCGGGACCCAGCCCAGGCCCTAGGAAGTcacagggccaggctgggatcccactccagagccatcatccagccccagccctcaccTTGCGGATGCTGCCTCCAGATTTTTTCACCATCAGCTCATCCACCATGGACTGCAAGCAGATACTCAGCATGATGGCCTGCAAGGGAGAAGTGTCAAGGGGCTCTGTGcaccccccagccctcccacaCCCtgtgcagggcccagcccttcccctggcagccacccccagcccgCCATGCAGGCAGCTCTACCTGTGGGCTGGTGATGGTGACCCACTGCAGCCGGTCCTTGCTCATCAGGTACTCAAAAGCCAGCTCCAGCTTCACCTCGGacttccctgggctgctccccGAAGGGCCATTGTTCATGGGCACCTGCACGGACACACAGCAAGGCTGGGAGCCTccagaggggaaggagcagctccccagACACCAGTGCAGCACCGAGCCAAGTGTGGGACACCTGCCCAGTGCCCACCAGTCCTCTGCCACTGCCAGGTCCCCTCCAGCACACCAATGATCCCCTCAGCCCCAAGGTACGACTCAGACCCTCTCCAGgcctgctgggccagaggctgGAGTCAGAGCCAGCACCTTTCCTAGGAAGAGgtgccccccagtgccctccctgctccccaggcgCCACTCACCGAGGATGTGACCCGCCAGCACCGCATGCGAGTGACCTTGAAGCTGCCCTCCTTGATCTGCTCGTTGGGCAGCCGCACCTGGAAGTTGAGCTCGTTGTTGCCGGCGCTGACCACGACGTGGCAGCCCTTCTCAGGGAAATCCGTGACACAGGGGTCGAACTTGAGATAGCCGTAGTACTTGAGGGTCTGCGCCAGGCGGATGAActgcgggcagggcaggggtgcTCAGCAACAGGGCACCAACCCGGTACTACACAGGAGAGAGGCtggtgcagagccagagctgccccggTCGTGGTGGTACTGTTCCCTTTCCTACCTCCTTCTTGGAGACCTTCTCCTGCAGGGACTTCAGCTGCCGGTGCTGCTCCTTGTTGACAAGGATCCACCCGTGTTCGATGTCTGACAccgtctgcaggcagcagaggctggTGAGCGCCTGGGACcggagccccccagcccctgcacagTGTCTgtcctcacctggctgtgccacaccAACCCTCACCTGTGCATACAGCAAGTTCAGCCCCACACGGTGCTCCATCACATCGTCGTCATAGGCCGAGTCCCAGTAGCTGGAAGGGAACCACAGGGGTTAGCCTGCTCCAGCAGTGAGGAGAAAATCACCCTCCTATGGG
This sequence is a window from Zonotrichia albicollis isolate bZonAlb1 chromosome 3, bZonAlb1.hap1, whole genome shotgun sequence. Protein-coding genes within it:
- the LOC141728388 gene encoding E3 ubiquitin-protein ligase RNF19B-like isoform X4 yields the protein MEQPTRVPGPRRLLGCFRRKPRPAAGETPPEPEPPEPAEPRVALALGEALQECPLCLLPQPPEAFPALGCCSHRSCRGCLQQYLRLAVTESRVPVACPHCPAAIPPHDVHRLLPEPALRDKYEEFLLRRLLVADPGTRWCPAPDCSYAVLAHGCAECPRLTCAREGCGTEFCYHCRQPWHPEGPCAPPTPGLATPSAQPEEPAHAEAEDIKVCPRCSAFIMKINDGSCNRMNCTVCGCLFCWLCLQEISDVHFLSPSGCTFWGKRPWSRTRRILWQLGMVLGAPMVISLAAGVAVPVITIGIPIYMGAGPEPAEQPIRVPAVPLCHQQRPPVPLCVPHHHSSHCGERAVVGAAQPQSGRGRSSGRCRLPVPAQQRPQPAPGTATGGQPVCQHGGPGWEHAERGPGRLRQGRCHHRGGGVGGSSATFCPAAEPQQCPEWAEPLWGLPGRHQ
- the LOC141728388 gene encoding E3 ubiquitin-protein ligase RNF19B-like isoform X2, which gives rise to MEQPTRVPGPRRLLGCFRRKPRPAAGETPPEPEPPEPAEPRVALALGEALQECPLCLLPQPPEAFPALGCCSHRSCRGCLQQYLRLAVTESRVPVACPHCPAAIPPHDVHRLLPEPALRDKYEEFLLRRLLVADPGTRWCPAPDCSYAVLAHGCAECPRLTCAREGCGTEFCYHCRQPWHPEGPCAPPTPGLATPSAQPEEPAHAEAEDIKVCPRCSAFIMKINDGSCNRMNCTVCGCLFCWLCLQEISDVHFLSPSGCTFWGKRPWSRTRRILWQLGMVLGAPMVISLAAGVAVPVITIGIPIYMGAGPEPAEQPIRVPAVPLCHQQRPPVPLCVPHHHSSHCGCRRAPGAHLRVRDRGAVAVPEPLGLQGRPRPRRPGRGGAGQPGQAERAVVGAAQPQSGRGRSSGRCRLPVPAQQRPQPAPGTATGGQPVCQHGGPGWEHAERGPGRLRQGRCHHRGGGVGGSSATFCPAAEPQQCPEWAEPLWGLPGRHQ
- the LOC141728388 gene encoding E3 ubiquitin-protein ligase RNF19B-like isoform X3: MEQPTRVPGPRRLLGCFRRKPRPAAGETPPEPEPPEPAEPRVALALGEALQECPLCLLPQPPEAFPALGCCSHRSCRGCLQQYLRLAVTESRVPVACPHCPAAIPPHDVHRLLPEPALRDKYEEFLLRRLLVADPGTRWCPAPDCSYAVLAHGCAECPRLTCAREGCGTEFCYHCRQPWHPEGPCAPPTPGLATPSAQPEEPAHAEAEDIKVCPRCSAFIMKINDGSCNRMNCTVCGCLFCWLCLQEISDVHFLSPSGCTFWGKRPWSRTRRILWQLGMVLGAPMVISLAAGVAVPVITIGIPIYMGRKVLGQSRRSSLSGCQQCLSVTSSVLLSLFVSPIITALTVVNELWSALPSPRAAEDGAPDAVASLSLPSSGRSQRPARPQGDSQSASTVALAGSMLSEGQDASDREGVTIEVEVSVEAVPRSARQQSLSSALSGQSLSGDSLGATSDRGSSVGVPVE
- the LOC141728388 gene encoding E3 ubiquitin-protein ligase RNF19B-like isoform X1, which produces MEQPTRVPGPRRLLGCFRRKPRPAAGETPPEPEPPEPAEPRVALALGEALQECPLCLLPQPPEAFPALGCCSHRSCRGCLQQYLRLAVTESRVPVACPHCPAAIPPHDVHRLLPEPALRDKYEEFLLRRLLVADPGTRWCPAPDCSYAVLAHGCAECPRLTCAREGCGTEFCYHCRQPWHPEGPCAPPTPGLATPSAQPEEPAHAEAEDIKVCPRCSAFIMKINDGSCNRMNCTVCGCLFCWLCLQEISDVHFLSPSGCTFWGKRPWSRTRRILWQLGMVLGAPMVISLAAGVAVPVITIGIPIYMGRKVLGQSRRSSLSGCQQCLSVTSSVLLSLFVSPIITALTVGVGVPLVLTYVYGTVVLSLCRSRWGCRGGRAPGDLGVVELDNLAKLNELWSALPSPRAAEDGAPDAVASLSLPSSGRSQRPARPQGDSQSASTVALAGSMLSEGQDASDREGVTIEVEVSVEAVPRSARQQSLSSALSGQSLSGDSLGATSDRGSSVGVPVE